In one Arachis duranensis cultivar V14167 chromosome 9, aradu.V14167.gnm2.J7QH, whole genome shotgun sequence genomic region, the following are encoded:
- the LOC127741636 gene encoding ribosomal protein S12, mitochondrial-like has translation MPTLNQLIRHGREEKRRTDCTRASDQCPQKQGVRPRVSTRTPKKPNSAPRKIAKVRLSNRHDIFAHIPGEGHNSQEHSMVLIRGGRVKDLPGVKSHCIRGVKDLLGIPDRRRGRSKYGAEKPKSI, from the coding sequence ATGCCTACATTAAATCAATTGATTCGTCATGGTAGAGAAGAAAAACGGCGCACGGACTGTACTAGAGCTTCGGATCAATGTCCCCAGAAGCAAGGAGTACGCCCGCGTGTTTCAACGAGAACACCGAAAAAACCTAATTCAGCTCCACGTAAGATAGCCAAAGTACGATTGAGCAATCGACATGATATATTTGCTCACATTCCGGGCGAAGGTCATAATTCGCAGGAACATTCTATGGTCTTAATAAGAGGAGGTAGAGTGAAAGATTTGCCAGGTGTGAAATCCCATTGTATTCGAGGAGTAAAGGATTTGTTGGGAATTCCGGATCGAAGAAGAGGCAGATCCAAATATGGTGCAGAAAAACCCAAATCGATATGA
- the LOC127741637 gene encoding NADH-ubiquinone oxidoreductase chain 3-like: protein MSEFAPICISLVISLLVSLIPLGVPFPFASNSWTYPEKLSDYECGFDPFGDARSRFDIRFYLVSILFIIPDPEVTFSFPWAVPPNKIDPFGSWSMMAFLLILTIGSLYEWKRGASDRE, encoded by the coding sequence ATGTCAGAATTTGCACCTATTTGTATCTCTTTAGTGATCAGTCTGCTAGTTTCTTTGATCCCACTCGGTGTTCCTTTTCCATTTGCTTCCAATAGTTGGACCTATCCAGAAAAATTGTCGGACTACGAATGTGGTTTCGATCCTTTCGGTGATGCCAGAAGTCGTTTCGATATACGATTttatcttgtttcaattttatttattattcctGATCCGGAAGTCACcttttcctttccttgggcAGTACCTCCCAACAAGATTGATCCGTTTGGATCTTGGTCTATGATGgcctttttattgattttgacgATTGGATCTCTCTATGAATGGAAAAGGGGTGCTTCGGATCGGGAGTAA